The proteins below come from a single Aptenodytes patagonicus chromosome 2, bAptPat1.pri.cur, whole genome shotgun sequence genomic window:
- the ZNF804B gene encoding zinc finger protein 804B has product MACYLVISSRHLSNGHYRGIKGVFRGPLCKKGARSPVTATSSLPPSLAPRTDYAEKEKAAAKALEDVKANFYCELCDKQYHKHQEFDNHINSYDHAHKQRLKDLKQREFARNVASKSWKDEKKQEKALKRLHQLAELRKQSECITGSGPLLKAPRLVMEKQQSPNSIFLYKGGKFTASSQRAAMREGQHFSSSILEKQQLIISRHQPPSERPHALGNHVSQVFPDSTNASQRAGVSFSFSKKVPLKLESSASVFSENSEEGNDCSESPNHKTKQALEGCRSGTFLEEDVKASLDKGPPITRDQMGLDNSASSHVAAKPKMLKEKDKSSDRELEEKVSAHPSFCKVKMQLSNLDFSGSLSETEQESKLNDFEQLLETLISPSYQASNFCTQPNTYKHSNAHLPDQLPELPQQPEPQLACASNITDGPGVVKRERSLESSETTNENMETLPRETVVKEVKPQALPFLHVVSKDGTTALQWPTELLLFTKTEPCISYGCNPLYFDFRLSLNHRDGKQHETNKESCKEHSINKTADENEASGLIKHKQMSNEQDNQLLKPKKMKGSLNPRKAKQKAESDIGKEMNENGQKYFAEYLNENIPKVPAYLDVSQKGYVTEKSLHTTTLRRSLQHHFHSCERKNQNIRNESISFSAFMSRIKKSKAAKCHLIYSEEKRENQNDCRSVQDVASCSSDISDSAKDSSGSFLSYKSSSNSRYSENEGCGSYTRCWRFPSPQKSSSDRHSSYSDTSVSSTSSYMSYMSPTSNNHSRNNLLCCCKRKSKTAERHKCKHRKHKCIFTSDDTDEDYLCRSRSHRTRNCTQRGIIKYRRCSRHKVLQHRDRSKHSRCRHQHFGKVHSRSRSYHSSKSCSTRDSRSSERSSSSRISRGSSSGSFSKDTDNCDNKTKKDTERGSNTKLGKAETAHYDSPNVNGQSKNFATCSSETLAKDIYGKRKSLTAKILLERVQSKKTQEQTHDSERFSNTCGVELKDHSQSHFAFQFSSSVDDIAMLPLPEKLLSISKNDTGHNEISSLETSVKKNNFEASDITNVALSTGTDYDHCLFKDIIQIGTGYQSPSVKRNTAIKEQSDLFISEVQPFIQSCDPVPNDFPGAFPSNRYSVVANSTETKEELHDVNMDSNRAESSSDSLCDNAMQKYDNTVNDPEVYSKSTSPALTQQPITFSPEEVDKYRLLQLQAQQHMQKQLRAKHLKVLPAPGPAAFSATPAVPALPVQQHATVTTIHHTLLQRFAVSASVHPHGSHLSLAHLHPLSQAHFAPISLSPLAPALIPTHPALLTGHPLHLVSTTPLHPSPLTFPTLPHTAYIPALFTPHLNAATPSVIHPNPLVHPLFQGQEPHHHSCSSQTQQLPTIKEVFSVSSYLN; this is encoded by the exons AGATTGAAAGATCTAAAACAAAGGGAATTTGCTCGAAATGTGGCTTCAAAGTCATGGAAAGatgagaagaaacaggaaaaagcacTCAAGCGCCTCCACCAGCTCGCAGAGTTACGGAAGCAGTCAGAATG CATCACTGGGAGTGGACCATTGCTTAAAGCCCCCAGATTAGTCATGGAAAAGCAGCAATCGCCAAATAGCATTTTCCTATACAAGGGCGGCAAGTTCACAGCCAGTTCTCAAAGAGCTGCCATGAGAGAAGGACAACATTTCTCCAGCAGCATACTAGAGAAACAGCAGCTCATCATAAGCAGGCACCAGCCCCCCAGTGAAAGACCCCATGCACTTGGAAATCACGTCTCACAAGTGTTCCCAGATAGCACCAATGCTTCTCAAAGGGCGGGAGTGTCTTTCTCGTTCTCTAAAAAAGTCCCCTTGAAGCTCGAGTCCTCTGCATCAGTCTTCAGTGAGAACTCTGAAGAAGGAAATGATTGTAGTGAATCCCCCaaccataaaacaaagcaagctctTGAGGGCTGTCGTTCTGGCACATTTTTGGAAGAGGATGTGAAAGCAAGCTTGGATAAAGGGCCACCTATTACACGAGACCAAATGGGTTTGGATAATAGTGCATCAAGTCATGTAGCCGCAAAACCTAAAATGCtaaaggaaaaggataaaagcAGTGATAGAGAATTAGAAGAAAAGGTCAGTGCTCATCCTTCATTTTGCAAAGTGAAAATGCAGCTTTCAAATTTGGATTTTTCTGGTTCACTTAGCGAAACAGAGCAAGAGAGCAAATTGAATGATTTTGAGCAATTGTTGGAAACTCTTATTTCACCTTCATACCAAGCTAGCAATTTTTGTACACAGCCGAACACCTATAAGCACAGCAATGCCCACCTGCCTGACCAGTTACCTGAGCTCCCACAACAGCCAGAACCTCAGCTGGCATGCGCAAGCAACATTACTGATGGTCCTGGGGTGGTAAAAAGAGAAAGATCTTTGGAGAGTTCAGAAACCACAAATGAGAATATGGAAACACTTCCAAGGGAGACCGTGGTTAAAGAGGTTAAGCCCCAGGCATTGCCTTTCCTCCATGTAGTGAGCAAAGATGGCACCACTGCTCTGCAGTGGCCCACAGAATTACTTTTGTTTACAAAAACTGAGCCCTGTATTTCATATGGCTGTAATCCATTGTATTTTGACTTCAGACTCTCTTTAAATCACAGAGATGGTAAACAGcatgaaacaaacaaagaaagCTGTAAAGAGCACTCTATAAATAAGACTGCAGATGAAAATGAAGCCTCAGGTTTAATAAAACACAAGCAAATGTCAAATGAACAAGATAATCAGTTGTTGAAACCAAAGAAGATGAAAGGTTCCCTAAATCCAAGAAAGGCCAAGCAGAAAGCTGAGTCAGACATagggaaagaaatgaatgaaaatggtCAAAAATACTTTGCAGAGTATTTGAATGAAAATATACCCAAAGTGCCTGCTTACCTTGATGTCTCACAAAAGGGTTATGTGACAGAAAAAAGTCTTCATACAACAACACTGAGAAGATCTTTACAGCATCATTTTCatagctgtgaaagaaaaaaccAGAACATTAGAAAtgaaagcatttccttttctgcttttatgtCTAGGATTAAAAAGTCTAAAGCtgcaaaatgtcatttaatttatTCTGAGGAAAAACGTGAAAACCAAAATGACTGCAGATCCGTTCAAGATGTGGCCAGCTGCAGCAGTGACATAAGTGACAGTGCAAAAGACTCTAGTGGAAGTTTCCTTAGTTATAAATCCAGTTCAAACAGCAGGTATTCAGAAAATGAAGGATGTGGAAGTTACACAAGATGCTGGAGATTCCCATCTCCTCAAAAGTCCTCCTCTGACAGACATTCCAGCTACTCTGACACTTCGGTTAGTAGTACAAGTAGCTACATGAGCTACATGAGTCCCACATCAAATAATCACagcagaaataatttgctttgttgttgtaaaagaaaaagcaaaacagctgaaaGGCACAAATGTAAACACAGAAAGCACAAGTGTATTTTCACTTCTGATGATACAGATGAGGATTATCTTTGTCGTAGCAGAAGTCACAGAACTAGAAACTGTACACAGAGGGGCATAATTAAATATCGAAGATGTTCAAGACATAAAGTTTTACAGCACAGAGACAGATCTAAACACAGCAGATGTAGACACCAGCATTTTGGCAAAGTGCATAGTAGAAGTAGAAGCTACCATAGCTCCAAAAGTTGTTCCACCAGAGATTCAAGAAGCAGTGAAAGATCATCTAGTAGCAGAATATCAAGAGGTAGTAGTTCAGGATCCTTCTCAAAAGACACTGACAACTGtgacaacaaaacaaaaaaggacacAGAAAGAGGTTCTAACACCAAACTGGGAAAAGCTGAAACTGCACATTACGACTCTCCGAATGTGAATGGTCAGTCAAAAAACTTTGCCACCTGCTCTTCTGAAACCCTGGCAAAAGACATatatggaaaaagaaagtcaCTAACGGCCAAGATACTTTTAGAAAGAGTGCAGTCCAAGAAAACCCAGGAACAAACACATGATTCAGAGAGATTTTCAAACACTTGTGGGGTAGAATTAAAGGATCACTCACAAAGtcactttgcttttcagttttcatcATCGGTAGATGACATTGCAATGTTACCTTTGCCAGAGAAACTGCTAAGCATAAGTAAAAATGACACAGGGCATAATGAAATCAGTTCGTTGGAAACCAgtgtgaagaaaaacaactttgaagCGTCAGACATAACCAATGTTGCTCTTTCAACAGGCACTGATTATGATCATTGTCTTTTTAAAGACATCATTCAAATAGGAACAGGCTATCAGAGCCCGAGTGTAAAAAGGAACACAGCAATAAAGGAACAATCCGATCTCTTCATTAGTGAAGTGCAACCCTTTATACAAAGCTGTGATCCAGTACCAAATGATTTCCCTGGTGCTTTTCCCTCTAATAGATATTCTGTTGTTGCTAATTCAACAGAGACCAAAGAAGAACTACATGATGTAAACATGGACTCGAACCGGGCAGAAAGCAGTTCAGACTCTCTTTGTGACAATGCTATGCAGAAGTATGATAACACAGTAAATGACCCAGAAGTGTACAGTAAATCCACCTCCCCTGCTTTAACGCAGCAGCCTATCACATTTTCACCAGAGGAAGTAGACAAATACAGGTTGCTGCAGCTGCAAGCCCAGCAGCATATGCAGAAACAACTTCGAGCAAAACACCTGAAAGTTTTGCCTGccccaggaccagctgccttctctgCAACACCAGCAGTTCCTGCCCTCCCTGTTCAGCAGCATGCTACTGTCACCACCATCCACCACACGCTGCTGCAACGCTTTGCTGTGTCGGCATCTGTACATCCCCATGGCAGCCATCTCTCCCTGGCACACCTCCACCCTCTCTCTCAGGCACATTTTGCTCCCATATCACTTTCCCCATTAGCGCCAGCCCTCATTCCCACCCACCCTGCTCTGCTGACAGGACACCCATTGCACTTGGTCTCCACCACCCCTCTCCACCCTTCCCCACTGACCTTCCCCACACTACCACACACTGCATATATCCCAGCTTTATTTACACCACACCTGAATGCAGCCACGCCTTCTGTTATACATCCAAATCCCTTAGTTCATCCATTGTTCCAAGGACAAGAGCCCCATCACCATTCTTGCTCTAGCCAGACCCAACAGTTACCGACAATAAAAGAAGTTTTCAGTGTTTCTAGCTATTTAAACTAG